A genome region from Microtus ochrogaster isolate Prairie Vole_2 chromosome 1, MicOch1.0, whole genome shotgun sequence includes the following:
- the Sertm1 gene encoding serine-rich and transmembrane domain-containing protein 1: MSGADPSSAFAGSVENGTFLELFPTSLSTSVDPSSGHLSNVYIYVSIFLSLLAFLLLLLIIALQRLKNIISSSSSYPEYPSDAGSSFTNLEVCSISSQRSTFSNLSS; encoded by the coding sequence ATGTCTGGGGCTGACCCTTCCTCTGCATTTGCAGGGAGTGTGGAGAACGGAACCTTTCTGGAGCTGTTTCCCACGTCGCTGTCCACATCTGTAGACCCGTCCTCGGGCCACCTGTCCAACGTCTACATCTATGTGTCCATATTCCTCAGCCTCCTcgccttcctgcttctgctgctgatCATTGCTCTCCAGAGGCTGAAAAACATCAtctcctccagttcctcctaCCCAGAGTACCCAAGTGATGCTGGGAGCTCTTTCACCAATTTGGAAGTCTGTAGCATCTCCTCTCAAAGGTCTACGTTTTCAAACCTCTCATcatga